The following proteins are co-located in the Gossypium hirsutum isolate 1008001.06 chromosome A02, Gossypium_hirsutum_v2.1, whole genome shotgun sequence genome:
- the LOC107952332 gene encoding uncharacterized protein, with translation MGFSKSSYKCNKHPDHQENQGVCPSCLRERLSRLCSSSSSYKDSSLRIASSSSFSPVENRWGSSSFTVNVDTNGLKKSRSVAFIARNDDEVINNGGKKKKGFWSKLLRFKGKNDKDFLTHSSSMRFVIGRVN, from the coding sequence ATGGGGTTCTCTAAATCAAGCTATAAATGCAACAAGCACCCAGATCACCAAGAAAATCAAGGGGTTTGTCCATCATGTTTAAGGGAAAGATTATCTCGTCTttgttcttcatcttcttcatataAAGATTCTAGCTTAAGAATCGCTTCGTCGTCATCTTTTTCTCCGGTTGAAAACCGATGGGGTTCTTCTTCTTTCACAGTAAACGTTGATACGAATGGCTTGAAGAAGAGTAGATCGGTTGCTTTTATTGCAAGAAACGATGATGAAGTTATTAACAATGgggggaagaagaagaaaggattttGGTCAAAGTTGCTTCGTTTCAAAGGGAAGAATGATAAGGATTTTCTTACCCATTCATCAAGTATGAGATTTGTTATTGGAAGAGTGAAttaa